The segment CGGCGTTTACGCCATCTGGGCCGAAGTGAACGGCGCGGTGTACGAAGGCGTGGCCAACATCGGCAGGAACCCGACTTTCGGCAACGACGCCATATCCGTGGAAGCGCATCTGCTCGACTTTTCCGGCGACATCTACGGAACCGATATCCGGGTCCATTTCGTGCAGCGCATCCGCGACGAGAAGAAATTCGGCAGCCTGGAAGAACTCAAGGACCGCATCGCCAAGGATACGGAGCTCGGCCGCCAGATTCTGGCCCAGCCCGAAGCGGCCATCAAACTGACCCACCCGGTTTTCGGCCGCGGCCCGGAGGTCCGGTAAGTCTCATGCCCTTCCTCCGCCTCATCAATTACTGGAAAGAATTCGTCAAATCCTACCGCACGGTGACCTCCTTCCGCTGGCTGGTCATCGGCGTGGTCGTCGGAGCCCTGTCAGGCCTTGTGGCCGTGGGCTTCTTCTGGCTTGTGGAGGCGGGCAAATTCTTCATCCAGCACAACTTGGCGGGCATCGTCTCTCCGGAACCGGCGGGCGAGGGAATTTTCGAAGGCCCGGCCGGGCAATACCGGCCCTGGGTCATCCCGGCATTCACCACGGGCACGGCCCTGCTCACCGGCTGGTTGGTCAAGACCTTCATCCCCGAGACCATCAACGGCGGCACGGACGGCACGGACGCGACCATCAACGCCTTCCACAACCAGGGCGGCATCATCAAGGCCCGCGTGGCCATCATCAAGGGACTGTGTTCGGTCCTGACCATCGCCTCGGGCGGCTCGGCCGGACGTGAAGGCCCCATCACGCAGATGGGAGCGGGCGTCGGCTCATGGCTGGCGAAACTCCTGGACATGTCCGCGAAGGAACGCCGGATGCTCCTGCTCTCGGGAGCGGCGGGCGGCCTGGGCGCCATCTTCCGCGCCCCGCTGGGCGGCGCCTTGACCGCCGTTGAGGTCATCTACCGCGAGGACTTCGAATCCGAGGCCATCCTGCCTTCGGTCATGAGTTCGGTGGTATCCTACTCCATTTTCACGTTCTTCTACGGCACCGATCCCATTTTCGCCATCCCGCGCTTCACCTTCCACGACCCGCGCGAACTGATCTTCTACGCCTTGCTCGCCTTTGTCTGCGCGGGCGTCGGCTGGCTCTACGTCAAGACCTTCTACACCATCAAATACCATGTCTTCTTCCCCCTCAAGGAGAAGATCGGCCTGGTCTGGTCCATGGGGCTCGGCGGACTGGCCATGGGACTGTTGGGCATCCTCTACCCCTATACCGCCACCAACGGCCTGGTTACAGGCGGCATCCTGTCCGGCGGTTACGGCTGGCTCGAACTGGCCATCCTCGGCCAGATTCCCGCCCTCGGCATGTGCTACATCATCATCGGCAAGACCCTGGCCACCTCCGTGACCATCGGCTCGGGCATGTCCGGCGGCATGTTCGCGCCCGCCCTGTTCGTGGGCGGCATGTCCGGCGGTTTGGTCGGCAAGATCGGCCACCACTTTTTCCCGAACATCGTCACGCAGCCCGGCGCGTACATCCTGGTGGGCATGGCCGCCTTCTTCGCCGGTGTCGCCAACGCCCCCATCGGCCCGCTCATCATGGTCACCGAGCTGACCCAGGGCTACGGCCTGCTTGCCCCGCTCATGCTCGCCTCGGCCCTGTGCATCGTGCTCGGACGCAATTACTCGCTTTACGAGCACCAGGCCGAAAACAAATTCGATTCTCCGGCCCACGCCGAAGACGCGACCATCAACATCCTGGAACAGATGCAGGTTTCGGACTTCTACTCCCCGGGTGACGTCATCGTCCTGGAGGAAGGCACCACCCTCAAGGCCCTGACCGACATCATCGCCAACTCGGACCAGTTCTACTTCCCGGTTCGCGGCGAGGACGGCAGCTATGTGGGCATGGTCTCCATCCACAACGTGCGCAACTGGATGTTCGAGGAGGATCTGCACGACCTGGTGGTGGTCCGCGATCTCATGTCGCGGCCGGTCTACGTCCGTCCGGACTACGACCTCTACCAGGCCCTGCTCCGCTTCGTGAACACGGACTACGGCCAGATTCCGGTGGTGTCCAAGACCGACACGTCGGACATCCTCGGCCTCATCAACCGCGACGACGTGTTTCTGGCCTATGCCGAGGCCATCGCCCAAGTGAAGCACGAAGGACAGGCCGAGGCCGCTTTGAGCGCGGAATTGCAGCCGCCCGCCAAGGGCTAGGACGCATTCAGGCCAGGGGCAGATCGAGCAGGACCGACGTTCCCGGCCCGCCGTCTTTTCGCGGAGACGCCGACGGGGACTGCACGAGCAGACTCCCGCCGTGCTCATCGCAGACGATCCGCTTTACTTTGGTGAGTCCCATTCCCACGCCCCGCGCCTTGGTGGTAAAAAAGGGATCGGTCACGTAGGGCAGTATCGCGCCGTCGATTCCCGGCCCGTCGTCGCTGACGCGAATGGTGTAGCGGCCCCGATCGGGGCTGGCCCAATCCCTCTCCGCGTCCGCTTCGCCGCGGATGGTCAAATGCACTTCCCCGTCCCCGCCGAACTCGAGGGAGTTGATCGCGATCTCCGCCAGGGCCATGACCACGATCCTCTCGTCCACGCGGACCAAAGAGGGCTGCAATGTCCTCTCCACACGCAGCCGCTCCGTCCCCCCGACGGCTTCCCGCGCACGCTCCAGGGCCGCCTCCACGAGGCCGTCCACCCGCACTTCGCGAAACGCGCCGGCCGACAAGGCGACGTACTCGCTGACCTCGCCCACAAGACTCTCCAGCCGAAAGCTGTCCTCGCGCACGGCCTCCGCGTAATCGGCCAGAGGACTGCCCTCGGGCGCCTTGCGCCGCAACAGGCCCGCCATGCCGCCGATGGACATGACCGGATTGCGGATCTGATGCGCCATGGCGGCGGCGAAATGCTTGAGGCTTTCCACCCGCTCCCGCTGGGCCTCGACAACCTCGACGGTCCTTTCCCTGACAAGTTCCTCCAGGGCCGAGTTCTGTCGCTGCAACTGCTCCCTGGCGAGCTTGAGATCGAGGTGCGTCCGGACCCTGGCCTGAACCACCGGCGGGCTGATGGGTTTGGTGATGTAATCCGAAGCGCCCAGGCGCAGCCCCCTGGCCTCGTCGTCCGGGGCGTCCAGGGAGGTCACGAAGATAACCGGGATGTCCTGCGTCGCCGGGTTTTCCTTGAGGCGGCTGCAAACCTCGTGGCCGCTCATGCCGGGCATCATCACATCCAGCAGAATCAGGTCGGGCCTCGGCTCGCCAGCGGCCCGTTCCAGGGCGAAGACCCCGTCCGTGGCCGCAAGCAGAGTGTACTGCGAATGCAGCGCCTCGATCATTATGGTGATGTTCTCGGGCTGATCGTCCACCAGCAGTATGGTTTCGGTCTTGCTCATAGCCTTCGGCATAACACGATCCAAAGGCCGCAGAAAGGTTTTCCGCCCTGAGCCCTCTTGCCATTTCACACAGAGGCCTTACCTTTCGTACCGTCATGCAGAACACATGGAGCGCAGGCCCCGGACGGCTCTCCGTCCGCGAAGGCGACATCACCCGGCTCACCGTGGACGCCATCGTCAACGCGGCCAATTCCGAACTGGCCGGGGGCGGCGGCGTTGACGGAGCCATCCATCGCGCTGCCGGGATCAACCGGCTCCAGACGGCCTGCCGGGCGATCATCCGGGAAATCGGTTCCCTGCCGCCCGGCGAAGCGGTCATCACCCCCGGTTTCGACCTGCCCGCGCCCCACATCATCCACACCGTCGGCCCCATCTGGCGCGGCGGCGGCCACAACGAGCCCGGCCTTCTCCGCAACGCCTACCGGAACTGCCTGCGGCTCGCCAATCAACACGACATCCGAACCTTGGCCTTCCCGGCCATCTCCTGCGGCGTCTACGGCTACCCGGTCGAGGACGCG is part of the Desulfovibrio sp. Fe33 genome and harbors:
- a CDS encoding O-acetyl-ADP-ribose deacetylase; its protein translation is MQNTWSAGPGRLSVREGDITRLTVDAIVNAANSELAGGGGVDGAIHRAAGINRLQTACRAIIREIGSLPPGEAVITPGFDLPAPHIIHTVGPIWRGGGHNEPGLLRNAYRNCLRLANQHDIRTLAFPAISCGVYGYPVEDAARIALTALKEGLETELVNEAVMVLHGETAFRTWSRVAEAIL
- a CDS encoding chloride channel protein yields the protein MPFLRLINYWKEFVKSYRTVTSFRWLVIGVVVGALSGLVAVGFFWLVEAGKFFIQHNLAGIVSPEPAGEGIFEGPAGQYRPWVIPAFTTGTALLTGWLVKTFIPETINGGTDGTDATINAFHNQGGIIKARVAIIKGLCSVLTIASGGSAGREGPITQMGAGVGSWLAKLLDMSAKERRMLLLSGAAGGLGAIFRAPLGGALTAVEVIYREDFESEAILPSVMSSVVSYSIFTFFYGTDPIFAIPRFTFHDPRELIFYALLAFVCAGVGWLYVKTFYTIKYHVFFPLKEKIGLVWSMGLGGLAMGLLGILYPYTATNGLVTGGILSGGYGWLELAILGQIPALGMCYIIIGKTLATSVTIGSGMSGGMFAPALFVGGMSGGLVGKIGHHFFPNIVTQPGAYILVGMAAFFAGVANAPIGPLIMVTELTQGYGLLAPLMLASALCIVLGRNYSLYEHQAENKFDSPAHAEDATINILEQMQVSDFYSPGDVIVLEEGTTLKALTDIIANSDQFYFPVRGEDGSYVGMVSIHNVRNWMFEEDLHDLVVVRDLMSRPVYVRPDYDLYQALLRFVNTDYGQIPVVSKTDTSDILGLINRDDVFLAYAEAIAQVKHEGQAEAALSAELQPPAKG
- a CDS encoding ATP-binding response regulator, whose amino-acid sequence is MSKTETILLVDDQPENITIMIEALHSQYTLLAATDGVFALERAAGEPRPDLILLDVMMPGMSGHEVCSRLKENPATQDIPVIFVTSLDAPDDEARGLRLGASDYITKPISPPVVQARVRTHLDLKLAREQLQRQNSALEELVRERTVEVVEAQRERVESLKHFAAAMAHQIRNPVMSIGGMAGLLRRKAPEGSPLADYAEAVREDSFRLESLVGEVSEYVALSAGAFREVRVDGLVEAALERAREAVGGTERLRVERTLQPSLVRVDERIVVMALAEIAINSLEFGGDGEVHLTIRGEADAERDWASPDRGRYTIRVSDDGPGIDGAILPYVTDPFFTTKARGVGMGLTKVKRIVCDEHGGSLLVQSPSASPRKDGGPGTSVLLDLPLA